The Leptolyngbyaceae cyanobacterium genome window below encodes:
- a CDS encoding class I SAM-dependent methyltransferase, producing MAADRSSPQTSPQISSQMIPVSNATNNSPSLTDPNILKLALAAKLKSMMSVQGEFYFPCVPSMIEEYLQLLLGLLKLLGQNPSPEHITNLRGLVEKGITEGYRISPHARLIVNYLPAEAAKGLASGITINTKVQVESVADKYQTWPQIRKEPLFGSHPDAKVIDIATQLAAKTASIPILDIGAGTGRNSIPLAKLGHRVDAIELTPVFAENLSAAATAENLTVNVSQGDVLDPLLRMKPACYKLAIASEVVSHFRYADQVRLLLAKMCDALQIGGLLLFSAFVALDNYQLDNFVREMSEVSWCYVITREELKSAMEGLPLEMVSEESVVEYEQTHLPKEAWPPTDWYINWATGRDLFPIQQNPPLELRWILLKRI from the coding sequence ATGGCTGCGGATCGTTCATCACCCCAAACATCTCCTCAGATATCATCTCAGATGATACCAGTCAGCAATGCTACTAATAACTCTCCATCCCTGACCGATCCGAATATTCTCAAATTAGCTTTGGCTGCCAAGCTCAAAAGTATGATGAGCGTACAGGGAGAATTTTACTTTCCTTGCGTGCCATCAATGATAGAAGAGTACTTGCAGTTACTTCTGGGTTTGCTCAAACTTTTGGGACAAAACCCCAGTCCGGAGCATATTACTAATTTACGCGGATTAGTTGAAAAAGGTATAACGGAAGGATACCGTATTTCTCCCCACGCGCGATTGATAGTTAATTATTTACCAGCAGAAGCAGCAAAAGGTTTAGCTAGCGGCATCACGATTAATACGAAAGTTCAAGTAGAATCGGTGGCAGATAAGTATCAAACTTGGCCGCAAATTAGGAAAGAACCTTTATTTGGTTCTCATCCCGATGCAAAAGTAATCGATATTGCTACTCAATTAGCCGCCAAGACAGCCAGTATACCAATTTTAGATATCGGGGCAGGCACTGGTCGCAATAGCATTCCTTTAGCAAAATTAGGCCATCGTGTAGATGCGATCGAACTTACACCAGTTTTTGCAGAAAATTTATCGGCGGCTGCAACGGCTGAAAATCTCACGGTGAACGTCTCTCAAGGAGATGTGTTAGATCCGCTTTTGCGGATGAAGCCAGCTTGCTATAAATTAGCGATCGCATCCGAAGTAGTCTCTCATTTCCGCTACGCCGATCAAGTGCGATTGTTATTAGCTAAAATGTGCGATGCCTTGCAAATTGGCGGATTACTTTTATTTAGTGCTTTCGTGGCGTTGGATAATTACCAACTAGACAACTTCGTGCGAGAAATGTCAGAAGTATCTTGGTGTTACGTAATTACTCGCGAGGAATTGAAATCGGCAATGGAAGGTTTGCCATTGGAAATGGTATCAGAAGAATCTGTCGTGGAATACGAACAAACTCATTTGCCGAAAGAAGCATGGCCTCCCACTGATTGGTATATTAATTGGGCAACCGGGCGAGACTTATTTCCGATCCAACAAAATCCGCCTTTGGAGTTACGTTGGATTTTGTTGAAAAGAATTTAG
- a CDS encoding Tab2/Atab2 family RNA-binding protein, whose translation MTTWEIDFYRRPLRDEAGNVWWELLICNPNRTFSYEALCPQSQVNANWVVEQLQIAIAQHQTKPAKIQVFRPQSLSLIETAAEKLAIPVEATRRTLAVKAWLQERKYPQTSEPYHPLALDKPPPVPLPENLLGEQWRFATLPASDIGEFCDRPIPIVEIPEFLLPINLGIASTTPIPGVIIYGGRQSMRLAHWLAESQPFALNYIAGAPDGLILEAGLIDRWVVVTFEDKEVAASAKMYEQRKIPSKGLHFLLVQPDDSGMTYSGFWLLRGEN comes from the coding sequence ATGACGACTTGGGAAATCGATTTTTATCGCCGTCCGTTACGAGATGAAGCTGGCAATGTATGGTGGGAGTTGTTAATTTGCAACCCCAACCGTACTTTTAGCTATGAAGCGCTTTGTCCTCAGTCGCAAGTTAACGCCAACTGGGTAGTCGAACAGTTACAAATCGCGATCGCGCAACATCAAACCAAACCCGCTAAAATTCAGGTATTTCGCCCCCAATCTCTCAGTTTAATCGAAACGGCTGCCGAAAAATTAGCCATTCCTGTAGAAGCAACCAGACGAACACTAGCTGTCAAAGCATGGTTGCAAGAACGCAAGTATCCCCAAACTAGCGAACCGTATCACCCATTAGCTTTAGATAAACCGCCACCAGTACCTTTGCCAGAAAATCTGTTGGGGGAACAATGGCGTTTTGCTACCCTACCCGCCAGCGATATCGGGGAATTTTGCGATCGACCGATTCCCATTGTAGAAATACCGGAATTCCTCTTACCAATTAACTTAGGAATTGCATCAACAACACCCATACCCGGTGTCATAATTTATGGCGGACGGCAATCGATGCGCTTGGCGCATTGGCTGGCAGAATCTCAACCATTTGCACTTAATTATATTGCTGGTGCGCCAGATGGTTTAATTTTAGAAGCTGGTTTAATCGATCGGTGGGTTGTGGTTACTTTTGAAGATAAAGAAGTAGCCGCATCTGCCAAGATGTACGAACAAAGAAAAATCCCAAGTAAAGGACTGCATTTTTTATTAGTGCAGCCAGATGATTCTGGTATGACTTACAGTGGTTTTTGGTTGTTGCGAGGAGAAAATTAA